One Natronorubrum halophilum genomic window, AGGCGGTGTCGGAGCCGCACATCCGCAGGTACGAGCGGATCCCACCGCACATGAGATCGAGGAAAGTGACATAGCGGGGAAGCGGCGATCGGTGCGGGCGGTCAGTGCAGGAACTCGCGCAGTTCCTCGAGTTCCCACGTGTTGATCACGTCCGTGGGTTCGGCCCAGCCGCGACGGGCCGTGTGGACGCCCCAGCGCATGTACTCGAGGGTCGACGGCTGGTGTGCGTCGGTGTTGATCGAGATCGGTGCGCCGTTCTCGAGGGCGGCCTGGACGGCGCTGCCCCAGAGGTCGAGTCGCCGCGGGTTGGCGTTGATCTCCAGGGCCGTCTCGTGTTCGGCGGCGGCCGCTCCGAGCGCGGTGGCGTCGAAGTCCAGCCCGGAGCGTTCGTTGAGCAGTCGACCACTGGGATGGCCGAGCACGTCGATCGCCGGGTTCTCAACGGCGCGGACGAGCCGCTCGGTGGCCGTCTCCGCGTCCTGATCCAGCGCGCTGTGGGGCGACGCGACGACGACGTCCAGCGCCTCGAGCACCTCCGCGGAGAGGCCGATTTCTCCGTCGGCGGTAACGTTCGCCTCGATGCCCGCAAAGACCGCGATATCGCTCGCGGCGGCGACCTCGCGGATGGCCTCGATCTGCTCTATGATTTCGGTGTCCGAAAGGCCCATTCCGCCGACGATACCCGGCCCTTCGGCGTGGTCGGCGACGCCGTAGTATTCGTAGCCCATCTCCGCCGCGGCCTCGACCATCGCCTCGATGGAGGTGTTGCCGTCGGACCACTCGGTGTGGCTGTGGAGGTCGCCGCGGACGTCCTCGCGCGTGATCAGGTCCGGGAGGTCGCCGTTCTCGGCGGCGGCGATCTCGCCGCGATCCGTGCGGAGCTCCGGCGGGATCCACGGGAGGCCGAGCGAACTGTACATGCCCTCCTCGGTTTCGCCCGCGACGCGCTCGCCGACGCGCTGTCCCGAATCCGGATCGTCGACCGCCGACACGTCGAACGCGCCGTACTCGTTCAGCTTCATGTCGCGGGCGATCGCGTAATTCCGAAGCCGAACGTTGTGGTCCTTGCTTCCCGTGAAATACTGCAACGCGGAGCCGAACTCCGCGGGAACGACGACTCGCAGATCGACCCGGATCTCGCCGACGCGCACGCTCGCCTTCTCCGGACCGGACTCGATCTCGCTGTCGACCGAGTCCCAGCCGACGAAGGCCTCGATAACGTCCTCGCCCGCCTCGGTCGCGACGAGGACGTCCACGTCGCCGATCGTCTCGCGCCAGCGTCGAATCGAGCCGGCGACCTCGCAGCGTTCGACCGCCTCGACTCCCTCGAGGAACTCGAGGACGTCGTCCGCGAGCGGTCGCGCTTCCCCCAGAAGCTGGCGCTGGCCGACCTCGCGGGCGAACTCGATGTTGTCCCGAATGTTCTCCTCGGTTTTCGGGCCGAAACCGGAGATCTCCTGAATCTCGCCGGCCTCGGCGACCGCCTCGAGGTCGTCGAGCGTCCGGACGCCGAGTTCCCGGTAGAGCGTCCCCGCGGTCTTCGGGCCGACGCCCTCGATGCGCGTGATGTCGGCGATATTGATGGGGAGTTCCGCGCGCAGTTCCTCGAGTTCCTCGATTTCGCCGGTGTCGACGTACTCGACGATCTTCGATGAGATGGCGTCGCCGACGCCGTCGATCTCCTCGAGGACCTCCTCGTCGCCCGCCTCGACCCGATCGGCGATCGGGACGGGGTGGGCGCGGATGTTCTCGGCCGCGCGCCGGTAAGCTCGCGGTTTGTACTCGACGTCGTCGGCCTCGAGCAAGTCGGCGAACTCCTCGAAGCGGCCGGCGATTTCGGCGTTGGTCGCCATTATCGCCCCCTCCGAGCGCTTCCGCCGTCGTCGCCGAGGGCTTTCTTCAGGAACGACATCCAGCGCTTTCGATCGGCCGCCTGTTTGGCCTGCTGCTCGCGCTCGAGATCCGTCGGCCCGAGGCTCTCCAGGGCGTTCAGCGCGCGATCGATCCCAATGATGCTCTGGGCGAGTTCCTCGCCCGTCTCGCGAGAGATGTCGTCCGCCTCGATTCGTTCGAGGCGGTCGTTCCGTTCGCGGCGCAGGTTCTTCTTCGCTCGCTCGACGCGGTCGCGCTCGCCGGCCGGCACCGTCTCGCGGCGCTTGATCTCGAAGACGAACGTCCGGAGGTCGATCGCCTCGCCCTGGACGGTGATCGTCTCGGGGATGTCCGCGCCGACGGTCGCGCCATCGCGCTCGACTCGCTCGAGCAGCTGCTTGCGCTCGTATGCTTGCACGTCTCGATATCCGGGTTGGGAGGGCAAAAATGTACAGTCCGCACTCGGGGTTCAGTCGGGACGGACGTCTCGAGACCGTTCGATCACGGAGTAGCGAGACAGCGGGTCCGGTCGTACCGGTGCTCGAGAACGTCGGTAAGATCGAAATACCGCCCAGTATGATCGGTTAGCAACACGAAAGACGCGTCTAGACGGCCGTAATCCTCCCATTCGACCCGCCATTCAGTCGGAGGAACGAACCCCAAATCCCTTAGCGGTGCCACCCCTACCCCCGTACAATGGCCAAGTG contains:
- the polX gene encoding DNA polymerase/3'-5' exonuclease PolX translates to MATNAEIAGRFEEFADLLEADDVEYKPRAYRRAAENIRAHPVPIADRVEAGDEEVLEEIDGVGDAISSKIVEYVDTGEIEELEELRAELPINIADITRIEGVGPKTAGTLYRELGVRTLDDLEAVAEAGEIQEISGFGPKTEENIRDNIEFAREVGQRQLLGEARPLADDVLEFLEGVEAVERCEVAGSIRRWRETIGDVDVLVATEAGEDVIEAFVGWDSVDSEIESGPEKASVRVGEIRVDLRVVVPAEFGSALQYFTGSKDHNVRLRNYAIARDMKLNEYGAFDVSAVDDPDSGQRVGERVAGETEEGMYSSLGLPWIPPELRTDRGEIAAAENGDLPDLITREDVRGDLHSHTEWSDGNTSIEAMVEAAAEMGYEYYGVADHAEGPGIVGGMGLSDTEIIEQIEAIREVAAASDIAVFAGIEANVTADGEIGLSAEVLEALDVVVASPHSALDQDAETATERLVRAVENPAIDVLGHPSGRLLNERSGLDFDATALGAAAAEHETALEINANPRRLDLWGSAVQAALENGAPISINTDAHQPSTLEYMRWGVHTARRGWAEPTDVINTWELEELREFLH
- a CDS encoding DUF5788 family protein; the encoded protein is MQAYERKQLLERVERDGATVGADIPETITVQGEAIDLRTFVFEIKRRETVPAGERDRVERAKKNLRRERNDRLERIEADDISRETGEELAQSIIGIDRALNALESLGPTDLEREQQAKQAADRKRWMSFLKKALGDDGGSARRGR